AAAAGTGTAGGGCTGAATACTAAAAACAAAAAAATTAGAAAATTCGGTAACTTCATCAAAATCATAAAAAACAAAAAAGAAGGATCTTAAAATCCCCAATAATGAAAACAGTAAAGATAATCCGAGTATAATTTTTTTCATAAAATATTAGAATTCATTTAGGTTACAGGATAAATCAAAAATAGAAATTAAATCATTAAAAAGTACTTGATAATTGATGATTTGTTTTCTTATTTTTGCGAAAATAAAACCTACCTATTTTGAAAGATACTGCCAAACATCAAGGACTTCGTAATCAATTAGTAACCACTTTAGAACAAAAAGGAATTACTGATAAAGCAGTTCTGGATGCGATAAAAAAAATCCCGAGACACCTTTTTTTGAATTCTAGTTTTGAAGATTTCGCTTATCAGGATAAGGCTTTTCCTATTGGTGCGGGTCAAACTATTTCCCAGCCTTACACTGTTGCATTTCAATCTCAGCTTTTAGAAGTACAGAAAGAACATAAGGTTTTGGAAATCGGAACAGGTTCTGGATATCAGACGGCCGTTTTGTTTCATCTTGGAGCAAAAGTTTATACTGTAGAAAGACAAAAAGAATTGTTTAAACAGACTTCTATTTTGTTTCCAAAATTAAATATTCGTCCTAAACATGTTTCTTTTGGAGACGGTTATAAAGGATTGCCAAATTTCGCACCTTTTGACAGTATTATAGTTACAGCAGGTGCACCTTTTATTCCACAGCCCTTAATGGCGCAGTTGAAAATAGGAGGAAGGCTTGTTATTCCGTTAGGAGAGGATGTTCAGATTATGACTTTATTAATCAGAAAGAATGAAACGCAGTTTGAAAAACATGAGTTTGGAGAGTTTCGATTTGTTCCTTTGTTAGAAGATAAAAATTAATGAGAAAGCCCGTTTTTTTTAGCGGGCTTTTTTATTGGGTAAGAATTGAAATATATCTTTCCAGGCTTTCTTTTTCTTTTTGAGCGATAAACAGAAAAAAATCTTCTTTGTCTTTTTTAGTTTGAGCAATTTCTAAAGACTGATAATATTGCATTCGAGTTTCGTAATCACCTTTAATATTAGCAATAGGATAGCCTTTTTGCATTAAAATTAAATTCATGATTAGTCGTGAAGTTCTTCCGTTTCCATCAATAAAAGGATGAATTGTTACTAATCGCTCGTGCATTTCTGCGGCTAAAATAATTGGATGTAGTTTATTTTTATTGATTTCATACCAAACAAAATATTCTTCCATCTCCTGCGGAACCATTAAAGGTTGTGGAGGCATGTGACTGCTTCCCTGAAGCATAACTAGAACTTTTCTGTAACGTCCGGCATCTTCCGGAATAATTCCTCGTAGAATTAAATTATGAATAGATAAAAGATCTCGTTCGTTTAAAGAGTTGTTTTTATTCATTAAATCTTTAATAAAACCAATTGCTTCTTGATGATTTATAGCTTCAAGATGCTCCCGCATGCTTTTTCCGGAAATTGTCAAGCCTTCATTGATAACCATATCTGTTTCACGAAGTGTCATTGTATTGCCTTCAATTCTATTGCTTTCAAAAGTATATTCTAATTCTAAGGCCTGTGTTATTTTAAAGCTGTCATACTGACGATAAGAATCTAATTTTTCTTTTAAGGCATCGATTTCTTTTAGGATTTTCTCTAAAGAAGTAGATAATTTAAGATTTGAAACCGTTTTGTTGTATTTGATTTCATTTTCAGCAACTTTTAAAGCTTTTAAGGCGAGTTCGTCATCACCAATTTCATAAAGAATCTTTTCTTTAAGCCAGGCAATCATTAAAGTTTCATAATCAATTTCTAAAAGCTGAGAAAGCTTAATAATCTGATCTTTGGTTGGCTTTCTTGTTCCCGATTCAAATTTACTAATCAAAGCTTGATCAATATTGGCAAGTTGTGCTAATTCACGGGTTTTTAAACCTTTTTGCTCTCTAGCATTTTTGAGAAGTGATTTCATTTTAATGAAAAATTTTGTCTTGACAAATTTAGTCAATTTTTGTTGTGTGAAAAAAGCAACAGTTTAAATGTTGCTTTCTGGATTTTATTTTGGAGGTAAAGAACCGTCTTTTCTCATTTCTTTAACTACCGCCTGCATAATTGCATCAACAGTTTGTCCTAGATCTGTAACGTATTCAGATTTTGTAGTTCCTGTCCAAATCAATTTGTTTTCTTTTAATGAAAAAATATTGGTTTCAACCATGTAAGATGTGGTTTCCTGATAATATCCTGGATCATAAAATACGGGAGAATACATTCCGTACCAATTTCCAAATCCATATCCGTACATTCCGGTATACATTCCATCAAAACCTCCGTAGTACATTCCAGTGTAAGTTCCGGGAACATAACTGGTTTCTTTGTCTTTGCTTACCAATCTCATGGTTATTACTCCGTCAAAATTTTCATCTTGAAGAATTTTTAATTTCTGTTCTTTTGTAAGGTCTTTGGTTGTTTCGTTTAAGTACTGATAAGAAGTTTTAAAAATTGGATGATTGGCGGCTATTCGGTTTTCTGCAACTCTTCTTGAGGCTTCATCTTTTACTAAAGCAACGACTAAAACCTTTTTGAAATTTTCTTGAGCAACGGTAACATTTGGATCTCTCCAGCTATTTACGATCGCTGTATTACTGCCGCAACTTGAAAGTATCATTATTGCGAAAAACAAAACTAAGTACTTTTTCATATTTTACAGTTAAATTGGTTATAAGTAAAAATAACGATAAAATATTAATAAACAGTGATTTATGTTGAAATTAAAAAAGCCTTTAATTAAAGGCTTTTTTAATACGGTCTAAATCTCGTTTAGTATCTTGTTCTTTTAAAGATTCTCGTTTATCATAGTTTTTCTTTCCTCTACAAAGACCAATTTGCAATTTTGCCAAACCTTTTTCATTGGTAAATAATTTCAGAGGAACAATAGTAAGTCCTTTTGCTTGAACATTCTTATGAAGTGTTTTTAATTCTTTTTTATTCAAAAGTAATTTTCGTTCACTTCTTGATTTATGATTGAATTGATTTCCAAAAGAATATTCTTCGATATAAGTATTAATCGCAAAAAGTTCCATACCACTAAATTCGCAGAAGCTTTCTGTGATATTGGCTTTTCCTAAACGTATAGATTTGATTTCGGTACCTGCTAAAACAATTCCAGCAGTATAGGTATCGATTATTTCATAATCAAATCGGGCTCTTTTATTTAATATATTGACTGATTTTAACATGTGTGCAAATGTAAGACAAAATTGAAAAACTTACGCCGGCTAAGATAATTAAAGTTTTATTCTAATCTATGATTTTAATCATCCACAGCAAAAATGCTTCCTTTTAAGTTTGCTTCATAATTTCAAAAACAAATTTAATAATGAAAAAAATTGTAACGTTAGTAAGTATCGTACTAATCAGTTTATCAGCAAAGGCTCAAGAGGCAAGTCAAGGTTTAAAAGGTACTTGGTTTGTGACTTCTCAGTTTGGTTATCAACAAACAAAAACGGCAGATGCTAAAAATACCACTTTATCTGTATTGCCAATTGTTGGAACATTTGTTACGCCATCTGTTGCAGTTGGAGCAGCTGTAGGATATATTAATGTAAAAGCTGATTCTGATGCAGGAACAGCGGCAAAAACAGATTTAATTGTAGCACAACCATTAGTTAGAAAATACTGGAATGTTGCTGGCTCTCTTTATTTCTTTGGTCAATTAGCGGTGCCTATTATTTCTGGAAAAGAAAAAGAAAGTGAACTAAAAGTAAATCAAATTGGTGTTTCTATGTCAGGAGGATTTGATTATTTTGTAACTAAAAATTTCTCTGTTGAGTTTTCTTATGACTTAGCAAACTTTACATCAACTACGCTTGATCCAAAAACGGGAGAAAAAACTACAGTTACCAATTTTGGTTTAGCTCACGCTGCCAATGTAGATCCGTTTTACAATACTGCTTTAGGAGGAAGTAATCCTAATTTGACTTCTCCAATTTCTGTTGGATTTAAATTCTTATTCTAATTTATTCTTTATTTGATTGCTGTAAAATTCAATTTAGTAATTTTGCAAAAAGAAAGACCGTACTTTTCTAGTACGGTCTTTTTTATATAATTTTAAAAGAATAAAAAAATGCAAAATCAGTCCAAAGATCCCTTACACGGAATTACACTTCAAAAAATTGTTGAGACTTTAGTAGATTATTATGGTTTTGATACTTTGGGAGAATTGATTCCGGTTAAGTGTTTTATTTCCAATCCAAGTGTCAAATCGAGCCTTACTTTTTTAAGAAAAACGGACTGGGCAAGAAAAAAAGTGGAAGATCTTTATGTTAAAACACTTCCAAAGCTAAGCTGATTTTTATAATTTATAAGAAATCATTACGCCACCTCGATAAGGAAGCCATTCACCGCTTTTATTCCAGTTAACTGTTTTTTCATATCTTCCAGGTGTTCCATCGTTATATTTACCATGGTAAAAACCTTGGTGCCATCCGCCTCCAACAAAAAAATCAAGTACAAATTTGTCATTTAGTTTTAAGTTGTAACCTATTGTAGCTCCAATTCTGTAGCCAAAACCATCTTCATAACGATTGCTGTCCCAGTAATTCCATTTTTGCAGTTCGTATTTATCTGCACCTATATGCGCACCGGCATAAAAACCATTGTACTTTTCTTTAAAATGATAACGAATTTCAGGTGTTACTGTAACGAATTTCATTGGATTGTGTCCATTAAATGATTCCCAGAAAGAAGCCATTACATCTGCACTAAAAGTTGTTTTTTCTCCAATGCTGGTTTCAATTCCAATGTTTGGTACTGCAAGTAAAGCAGTAGCTCCATTAAATTTAATAAAAGTCTGGCTTTGTAATTGAATAGATAAAAGAAGAACAATAAGGGCAAATAATTTTTTCATGGTATTTTTAATCGCAGGTAATAATTTATTTTCGGCACAAATATAACGTAACTAAGTTCTTACTATTGCTGATTAACCTACTTTTAACAAGATTATTTTTTGTCAGAATTAAGAGTTATGTTTACTTGTCTAACAATGAGTAGATTACTTTGTCTAAGAATTTGCCTTCGTAGAAGTCTGATTCTTTAAAATGGGCTTCTTTAATAAAATCGCACTTTTGTAAAACCTTTTCTGAAGCATAATTTTCAGGATCAATGACAGCTTCAATGGAATGAAGTTTTAAATCTTCAAAACCGTATTTAGTAAGTCTTTTTACTGCTTCAGGAACAAAACCTTTTCCATGAAATTCGGGTAAAATCATATAGCCAATTTCGGCTCGATAATTTTCAGGCTGTAATCTGTAAAATCCTATGAAGCCAAACAATTTTGGGTCATTTTTAAGTCTAATTGCCCAATTGATTCCTGTATTGGTTTCGATTTTATCTTTAATCATCTGAATATGTTCCAATGCATCATCAGTTGTCTTTGCTAATGGTCTCGGGATATATTTCATTATCTCAGGATTAGAACGTAATGCGAAAATTTCGCTTACATCTTTTTCAGTAATTCGATTCAATATCAAACGTTCTGTTTCTATAACGGGAAAAGGAGAAAAGTTAAATTCTAACATATTGAACTATAGTTATAATATTGTAATGCTAAATTTTGCAGTGAAATTTTGATTTTCATCCAAAATCAAAATTCCCTCTTTTTTATATAAATCTCCTGTATTTTCATCAGTATCAGAATAGCCTAACCAAGGTTCTATACAAATAAAAGGAGCATTTTCTTTTGTCCAGATTCCTAAACTTAAGAAATCTTTATAATCAACTTTTATGTATGGCTTTTTATTTTTTAGAATAGTCAATGATTTTGAATCTAATGTTTTAAATATCAAAGCATCATTTTTAAACAAGTCGTAATTTAAAGGAACAATATTATTTTCGGTTTCTAAAATTTTAGTTTTAGAAGAAATCAAATCATTCTCTAAAAGATAGTACTTTAATTCTTCTTCTTTTTCAAACTGAAGCGCATAATCTTCAAAATTATTAGACAGAGCAATTGCAGGATGTGCCCCAATTGAAAAAGGCATTTTTTCTTTTCCTTTATTGATGACTTTATATTCTAAGTCAAGAGAACTCTCCTGAAGTGTATAAATAAGCTGTAATTCAAAGTTAAAGGGATATTTTTTAAGAGTTTCTTCAGAAGATTTTAGAGAGAAAACTGCGTTGTTTTCAGTTTTGTCAATTAATTGAAATTCCATATCACGAGCAAAACCGTGTCTTGACAATTGATATTCTTTTCCTTCAATTGTGTAAGTGTTGTTTTTTAAAGTACCAACAATAGGAAAAAGAACGGGAGAGTGTTTGCCCCAGAAATCTGGATTCCCTTCCCAGATATATTCATTATTTTGGTTGTCTTTTATAGAAAATAACTCAGCTCCAGCCTGTTTGATTGAAGCGCTTAGTTTTGAATTTGAAATAGTTGTGGTCAAAATATAAGGTGTAAAATGATTGTTTTTTTTAAGTGATGTAAATATATTTTATAAAATTCAGTTTTTAGTAAAATGAACTAAATTATTTTATTGATAAAATTTTGCTAAAATTGAATATATGTTTTGAAATTTCTCTGTCAATAGCTTTTTTTTTCATTAATTTGCTACATAAACAGCTAAAAAATATGAAAAAGCAATGTGCAAAAGCCATTTTAACCGCGGCTTTATTTTTTGGGATCTCATCTGTATGGGCGCAGCAAACTCCGTCAGCGACAGCAGTAAATCCGGTAAACAATTACAATTATCATGATGCCTTTGGTCCGCATTTTTATACCAAAAACGGAACTTCAACCCGTACAGCGAGCGGTCAGCCTGGAATTGAATACTGGCAGAACAGAGCTGATTACCAAATCACAGCAAAATTAAATGGAACTACAAATGAGATTGTAGGTACAGATGAAATTACATACACTAATAATAGTCCGGATAAATTAGGGTTTTTATGGCTGAATTTAGATCAGAATTTATTTAAGGAAGATTCTAGAGGAAACGCTGTTGTGCCATTAACAGGAAGCCGTAACGGAGCTCAAGGTCAAGTTTTTGATGGTGGAAATAAAATTAAAGCGGTAAAAGTAATTTCTGGAGGAAAAAATAAAACAGAAGTTGAAGCAAAATACGTTGTCACAGATACCAGAATGCAGGTTTTTCTTCCACAAGAGTTGGCTGCAAAAGGAGGAACTGTAAAAATTAAAATCGAATTTTCATTCATCGCGCCTTTTGAAGGATCTGATAGAATGGGAGTTTTAGAAACTAAAAACGGAAAAATCTTTACAATTGCCCAATGGTATCCACGTATGTGCGTGTATGATGATGTAAGAGGTTGGAATACTGCTCCGTATTTAGGAGCTTCTGAGTTTTACTTAGAATACGGAGATTTTGATGTAAAATTGACTGTTCCTGGAAATCAATATGTAGTAGCTTCTGGAGAATTAATCAACGGAGCAGAGGTGTTTTCTGCTGATCAATTGAAAAAATATAAAGATGCATCTAATAGTGATCAGACAGTAACAATTCGTTCTGCTGAAGAAGTTGCTGCAACGGCAAATACAAACGCGGGAACTGAAAAAACTTGGCATTATAAAATTAAAAATGCACGTGATTTTTCTTGGGCATCATCTTCTGCATTTATTTTAGACGGAGCTAAAATTAACCTTCCAAGCGGTAAAAAATCTTTAGCATTATCTGCTTATCCAGTTGAAAGTGCAGGAAGAGACGGTTACGGACGTTCGACAGAATATGTAAAAGCTTCTATCGAACATTATTCTAAACAATGGTTTGAGTATCCTTATCCAGCAGCTACAAACGTTGCAGGAAATGAAGGCGGAATGGAATATCCCGGAATTGTTTTCTGCGGATGGAAATCTAAAGGAGCAGATTTATGGGGAGTTACAGACCACGAATTTGGACATATTTGGTTTCCTATGATTGTAGGTTCTAATGAAAGATTATTCGGATGGATGGACGAAGGTTTTAATACTTTTATTAATTCATTAAGCACAGCTGCATTTAATAATGGAGAATATAAAGAACCTGCTGCTAATTTACATGAACAAGCAGAATCTTTTACTCGTCCTGATTTAGAAACAATCATGAGTTCACCAGATAACATGAAAGAGGCTAATATTGGAATGTTATGTTACTTTAAACCAAGTGCCGGATTAATAATTTTAAGAGAGCAGATATTAGGAAAAGAGCGTTTTGATACAGCTTTTAGAACTTATATCAATCGATGGGCTTACAAACATCCACAACCAGATGATTTCTTTAGAACGATGGAAAATGTGGCTGGTGAAGATTTAAGCTGGTTTTGGAGAAGCTGGTACGTAAATAACTGGAGATTTGACCAAGGAATCAACTCTATTAAATATGTGAAAAACGATCCAGCAAAAGGAGCAATTATTACAGTTGAGAATTTTGACAAAATGCCAATGCCAATTGTTTTAGACGTTAAAACAAAAAGCGGAAAGTTAACAAGAGTAAATCTTCCTGTAGAGATTTGGCAGCGTAACAACAGTTGGTCTTTCAAGCATAATTCGACAGAAGAAATAGAAAGTATCACGTTAGATCCAGATAATGCATTTCCAGACAACAATACATCAAACAATGTTTGGACTGCGGGTAAGGGGAAAATTGAAAAAGATGTTATTTTGGATCCATATTTAGGAACTTTTTCTACTTCAAGAGCGCCTCTTAAAATTGAAGTTACAGAGAAAAACAGTACAATGTATGTTGAAATTACAGATTTTCCGAAGTTTTCAGTTAAACCTGTGGAAAACGAAAAAGACACATTTGAGTCTAAAGGAGCTGGTTTAAAATTCAAATATAATGAAGCAAAAACTGGTTTTGATATGATTGTTTTAGGAAATAATCAGGTAATTCCATTTACTAAAAACTAAAAAAGAAAAAGCTTAAATGTTTTAAAACCCGATAATTAGTACTAATTATCGGGTTTTGTTTTTTTATATGTATTAACAAAACGCAAAAAAAATGTTAGAATTTTAATTTTTTGTTTTGTAAATAAAAAAAAGATGTACTTTTGCACCGATGAATAAAATAAGTTTACATATAACTTCTTTGTCACGGACAAACTCACCGATTACTTCTCCCGAAGTACGGACACTAGCTCTATAGTGTTCACTGAGTTTTATAGCCGTATATTTATTCATATCCATTTTTCATTTTGAAATCACATAATTTGTCCATTGGACAAACATATCCTAAAAGTATTTATTATTTTGTAAATTTTCTTGATCAAGTTTTTGATTTTGAGAATGTTACTTCTATTTTGCTTAATTTTATTGGATTCAATTCTGGATTTCAAACGAAACAATATGCTTTTATTTTTAACACTAAACTTCAATTATTGAAATGAAGATCTCTATTGTTGTTACCCAGGAAGAACACTTCAAATTCGCACAAGAAATCTGCGATACGATAGAATCATCTGCCTTGTTGAGAGGTACGGGGATTGCTAAAAGAACTCCTGAGTATATTCAGAAAAAAATGTCGAATGGTGATGCGATGATTGCTCTGGCTGATGGAAAATTTGCAGGTTTTTGTTATATCGAAAGCTGGGAACATGGAAAATTCGTGGCGCATTCGGGATTAATTGTACATCCTGACTATAGAAGTTTAGGATTGGCAAAAAAGATAAAATCGAAAGTTTTTGATTATTCTTTGAAGAGATATCCAGATGCTAAAATATTTGGAATTACAACCGGTTTGGCTGTAATGAAGATTAACTCTGAATTAGGTTATAAACCAGTTCCATTCTCAGAATTAACAACCGATCCAAGTTTCTGGGCCGGATGTAAAACCTGTACTAACTTCCCAATTTTACAGAGCAAAGAAAACAAAATGTGTCTTTGTACAGGAATGTTATATGATCCAAAAGAAAAACAAAAAACACCGCCGAGACATCCTTTTAATGAGGCTGTTTTAAGCAGGCTTAAAAAAATCAAACAGGCTTTGTTCTTAAACAAATTATTGTCATTTATTTTTTTATTCAAAATTTAATCAAAAAGAAATCTCAAACTGCTACATACGAAAGTATTAGCCTAAATTATAAAAAATGAAAAAAGTAGTATTAGCTTATAGCGGAGGATTAGATACCTCGTATTGTTTGAAATATTTAAAAAATGAAAAAGGATACGAAGTTCATACTGTTCTTGTAGATACAGGAGGATTTTCTGCTGAAGAATTAACAGCTATTGAAAAAAGAGCGTATGAGTTAGGAAGTGCGCAACACGCCAACTTAACAATTTTAGATAAATATTACGATAAAGCTATAAAATACTTGATTTTCGGAAACGTATTAAAAAACAATACTTATCCATTATCAGTAAGTGCTGAACGTGTTTTTCAAGCAATTGAAGCTATAAAATATGCGAAAAAAGTAGGAGCAACTGCAATCGCTCACGGAAGTACTGGTGCAGG
This portion of the Flavobacterium panacagri genome encodes:
- a CDS encoding protein-L-isoaspartate(D-aspartate) O-methyltransferase, with the translated sequence MKDTAKHQGLRNQLVTTLEQKGITDKAVLDAIKKIPRHLFLNSSFEDFAYQDKAFPIGAGQTISQPYTVAFQSQLLEVQKEHKVLEIGTGSGYQTAVLFHLGAKVYTVERQKELFKQTSILFPKLNIRPKHVSFGDGYKGLPNFAPFDSIIVTAGAPFIPQPLMAQLKIGGRLVIPLGEDVQIMTLLIRKNETQFEKHEFGEFRFVPLLEDKN
- a CDS encoding Fic family protein, which codes for MKSLLKNAREQKGLKTRELAQLANIDQALISKFESGTRKPTKDQIIKLSQLLEIDYETLMIAWLKEKILYEIGDDELALKALKVAENEIKYNKTVSNLKLSTSLEKILKEIDALKEKLDSYRQYDSFKITQALELEYTFESNRIEGNTMTLRETDMVINEGLTISGKSMREHLEAINHQEAIGFIKDLMNKNNSLNERDLLSIHNLILRGIIPEDAGRYRKVLVMLQGSSHMPPQPLMVPQEMEEYFVWYEINKNKLHPIILAAEMHERLVTIHPFIDGNGRTSRLIMNLILMQKGYPIANIKGDYETRMQYYQSLEIAQTKKDKEDFFLFIAQKEKESLERYISILTQ
- the smpB gene encoding SsrA-binding protein SmpB — its product is MLKSVNILNKRARFDYEIIDTYTAGIVLAGTEIKSIRLGKANITESFCEFSGMELFAINTYIEEYSFGNQFNHKSRSERKLLLNKKELKTLHKNVQAKGLTIVPLKLFTNEKGLAKLQIGLCRGKKNYDKRESLKEQDTKRDLDRIKKAFN
- a CDS encoding VF530 family protein; amino-acid sequence: MQNQSKDPLHGITLQKIVETLVDYYGFDTLGELIPVKCFISNPSVKSSLTFLRKTDWARKKVEDLYVKTLPKLS
- a CDS encoding DUF3575 domain-containing protein; translated protein: MKKLFALIVLLLSIQLQSQTFIKFNGATALLAVPNIGIETSIGEKTTFSADVMASFWESFNGHNPMKFVTVTPEIRYHFKEKYNGFYAGAHIGADKYELQKWNYWDSNRYEDGFGYRIGATIGYNLKLNDKFVLDFFVGGGWHQGFYHGKYNDGTPGRYEKTVNWNKSGEWLPYRGGVMISYKL
- a CDS encoding GNAT family N-acetyltransferase, with product MLEFNFSPFPVIETERLILNRITEKDVSEIFALRSNPEIMKYIPRPLAKTTDDALEHIQMIKDKIETNTGINWAIRLKNDPKLFGFIGFYRLQPENYRAEIGYMILPEFHGKGFVPEAVKRLTKYGFEDLKLHSIEAVIDPENYASEKVLQKCDFIKEAHFKESDFYEGKFLDKVIYSLLDK
- a CDS encoding aldose 1-epimerase family protein is translated as MTTTISNSKLSASIKQAGAELFSIKDNQNNEYIWEGNPDFWGKHSPVLFPIVGTLKNNTYTIEGKEYQLSRHGFARDMEFQLIDKTENNAVFSLKSSEETLKKYPFNFELQLIYTLQESSLDLEYKVINKGKEKMPFSIGAHPAIALSNNFEDYALQFEKEEELKYYLLENDLISSKTKILETENNIVPLNYDLFKNDALIFKTLDSKSLTILKNKKPYIKVDYKDFLSLGIWTKENAPFICIEPWLGYSDTDENTGDLYKKEGILILDENQNFTAKFSITIL
- a CDS encoding M1 family metallopeptidase, producing the protein MKKQCAKAILTAALFFGISSVWAQQTPSATAVNPVNNYNYHDAFGPHFYTKNGTSTRTASGQPGIEYWQNRADYQITAKLNGTTNEIVGTDEITYTNNSPDKLGFLWLNLDQNLFKEDSRGNAVVPLTGSRNGAQGQVFDGGNKIKAVKVISGGKNKTEVEAKYVVTDTRMQVFLPQELAAKGGTVKIKIEFSFIAPFEGSDRMGVLETKNGKIFTIAQWYPRMCVYDDVRGWNTAPYLGASEFYLEYGDFDVKLTVPGNQYVVASGELINGAEVFSADQLKKYKDASNSDQTVTIRSAEEVAATANTNAGTEKTWHYKIKNARDFSWASSSAFILDGAKINLPSGKKSLALSAYPVESAGRDGYGRSTEYVKASIEHYSKQWFEYPYPAATNVAGNEGGMEYPGIVFCGWKSKGADLWGVTDHEFGHIWFPMIVGSNERLFGWMDEGFNTFINSLSTAAFNNGEYKEPAANLHEQAESFTRPDLETIMSSPDNMKEANIGMLCYFKPSAGLIILREQILGKERFDTAFRTYINRWAYKHPQPDDFFRTMENVAGEDLSWFWRSWYVNNWRFDQGINSIKYVKNDPAKGAIITVENFDKMPMPIVLDVKTKSGKLTRVNLPVEIWQRNNSWSFKHNSTEEIESITLDPDNAFPDNNTSNNVWTAGKGKIEKDVILDPYLGTFSTSRAPLKIEVTEKNSTMYVEITDFPKFSVKPVENEKDTFESKGAGLKFKYNEAKTGFDMIVLGNNQVIPFTKN
- a CDS encoding GNAT family N-acetyltransferase yields the protein MKISIVVTQEEHFKFAQEICDTIESSALLRGTGIAKRTPEYIQKKMSNGDAMIALADGKFAGFCYIESWEHGKFVAHSGLIVHPDYRSLGLAKKIKSKVFDYSLKRYPDAKIFGITTGLAVMKINSELGYKPVPFSELTTDPSFWAGCKTCTNFPILQSKENKMCLCTGMLYDPKEKQKTPPRHPFNEAVLSRLKKIKQALFLNKLLSFIFLFKI